CTACGACCTGCTCGTCACCCGCGGGCACGAGATCGGCGAGATCATCCAGCACACCTCGGTCGCCGGCCTCGACGTCGCTCCGGCCAACATCGACCTGTCGGCGGCAGAGGTGCAGCTCGTCGGCGAGGTCGCTCGCGAGCAGATCCTCTCGCGTGTCCTGCGGCCGGTCCTGGACGACTACGACGTCATCCTCATCGACTGCCAGCCGTCGCTGGGGCTGCTGACGGTCAACGCGTTGACGGCCGCCCACGGGGTCATCATCCCGCTGGAGACCGAGTACTTCGCCATGCGTGGTGTCGCCCTGCTCGTCGAGACGATCGACAAGATCACCGACCGGCTCAACCCCGGCCTGACCGTTGACGGCATCCTCGCCACGATGTACGACGGGCGCACCCTGCACAGTCGCGAGGTCGTCGGGTCCGTCGTCGAGCACTTCGGTGACCGCGTCTTCCACACCGTCATCTCCCGCACCGTGAAGTTCCCCGACGCCACCCTCGCTGCCGAGCCGATCACCACCTACGCCACCGGGCACTCCGGGGCCAACGCCTACCGGCAGCTGGCCCGTGAGCTGATCTCGCGCGGCGGCGCTCCCTGACGACCGTGGAGGCCCCCGCGGCCACTGCGCCCACCCCTTCGCCCGTCACCCCCTCCACCGAGGCCACCGTCCCCGGTGGAGTCATCACCAAGCGCGGGGCCGAGCAGGCCTTCACGGTGCACCTCGACAACTTCGAGGGGCCCTTCGACCTGCTGCTCGGCCTGATCAGCAAGCACCAGCTGGACATCACCGAGATCGCGCTGGCCAAGGTCACCGACGAGTTCATGGTGCACCTGCGGGCGCTGCAGGCCAGCGAGCCCTCCTGGGACCTGGGCCAGACGAGCGAGTTCCTCCTCGTCGCCGCGACCCTGCTCGACATCAAGGCCTCCAGGCTGCTGCCCAACACCGGCGACGGTGACGAGGAGGACCTCGAGCTGATCGAGGCCCGCGACCTGCTCTTCGCCCGCCTCATGCAGTACCGCGCCTTCAAGGACGTCGCCGCCCAGTTCGGTGAGACCCTCGCGAGCACCGGACGGATGACGCCACGGCAGGCCGGGTTGGAGCCGCACCTGGCCGCGCTCCTGCCCGAGCTCGTCATGAGCATCACCCCCGAGCAGCTGGCGATGATCGCCGCCCGCGCCCTCACCCCCAAGGAGCCCGAGACCGTCGGGCTCACCCACCTGCACGCCCCCGCCGTCAGTGTGCGGGAGCAGGCCGTCATCGTCGTCGACCGGCTCCGTGCCGAGGGCGCGCTGTCCTTCCGGTCGTTGGTGCGCGACGCCGGCACGACCCTCGTCGTCGTCGCCCGCTTCCTCGCCCTGCTCGAGCTCTTCCGCGACAAGCAGGTCACCTTCGACCAGCCGGAGGCCCTCGGGGACCTCGAGGTCAGCTGGACCGGCAGCCAGGAGGGCACCGTGGACGTCGGTGCCGAGTTCGACGAAGGGGAGCCCGCGCCCCCTTCGTCCGAGGAGAAGAAGTCCGATGAGTGAGCCCAGGACCCACACCGAGCCACTGACCGAGCCGGACCCACCGACCGAGCTGGACCCGTCGGCCGACCCGCAGACCGAGGGCGACGACGTCCAGGTGGCCTTCGACGTCGGCGAGCTGCCCGGCGGTGCCCGTGCGGCCATCGAGGCCGTGCTGATGATCGTCGAGGAGCCGGTCACCGACCACGCACTCGCGTCCGCCCTCGAGCTGCCCGTCGAGGAGATCCGCGAGCACCTCGGCGCCCTGGAGAGCCACTACGCCGACGGCCAGCACGGCTTCACCGTGCGCAACGTCGGCGGCGGCTGGCGCTTCTACAGCCACCACGCCTACGCGCCGGTCGTCGAGCGCTTCGTCATCGACGGCCAGCAGTCC
The genomic region above belongs to Janibacter limosus and contains:
- the scpB gene encoding SMC-Scp complex subunit ScpB, translating into MSEPRTHTEPLTEPDPPTELDPSADPQTEGDDVQVAFDVGELPGGARAAIEAVLMIVEEPVTDHALASALELPVEEIREHLGALESHYADGQHGFTVRNVGGGWRFYSHHAYAPVVERFVIDGQQSKLTTASLETLAVVAYRQPIARGRISAIRGVSVDGVVRTLLTRGLIVEVTKDEESNATLYGTTPYFLERMGLNSLDDLPPIAPYLPDATVLDELMNEARP
- a CDS encoding ParA family protein, translating into MASEVTPPLDFEHDLTQHGPTGRPLPTFPEPAPLDSHGPARIIAMCNQKGGVGKTTTTINLGAALAEAGRRVLLVDFDPQGALSVGLGVPTHMLDFTIYDLLVTRGHEIGEIIQHTSVAGLDVAPANIDLSAAEVQLVGEVAREQILSRVLRPVLDDYDVILIDCQPSLGLLTVNALTAAHGVIIPLETEYFAMRGVALLVETIDKITDRLNPGLTVDGILATMYDGRTLHSREVVGSVVEHFGDRVFHTVISRTVKFPDATLAAEPITTYATGHSGANAYRQLARELISRGGAP
- a CDS encoding segregation and condensation protein A translates to MEAPAATAPTPSPVTPSTEATVPGGVITKRGAEQAFTVHLDNFEGPFDLLLGLISKHQLDITEIALAKVTDEFMVHLRALQASEPSWDLGQTSEFLLVAATLLDIKASRLLPNTGDGDEEDLELIEARDLLFARLMQYRAFKDVAAQFGETLASTGRMTPRQAGLEPHLAALLPELVMSITPEQLAMIAARALTPKEPETVGLTHLHAPAVSVREQAVIVVDRLRAEGALSFRSLVRDAGTTLVVVARFLALLELFRDKQVTFDQPEALGDLEVSWTGSQEGTVDVGAEFDEGEPAPPSSEEKKSDE